From a single Triticum dicoccoides isolate Atlit2015 ecotype Zavitan unplaced genomic scaffold, WEW_v2.0 scaffold90374, whole genome shotgun sequence genomic region:
- the LOC119348371 gene encoding uncharacterized protein LOC119348371 — MHGTSSSMGLPPELLREISCRLHESADFVRFHAVCKPWRSSHEPTATDYQFLPWLRAPSKPGDESLKLRSVFFGRSYRVPPPISATMMNGVTSADSTNIRYFTVSPLSPTLHEPVAGGVVAYPPLSPHIDRLGKNPSGIIHNDGTLLLYSKYSKCSSSDLYTTEFRASLLHPGNDEWTFVQRTLETPCHGEFYAMYHAGKITVTMYNNLWLVVMTPSTAATNKDDVLVPTPLWTPRKCDGYFCEYTYVLESRGELLWASVHIKMDCPYQDGDGKGVCRLVRALWMSMHVLEEVTEGSKKLQWARKDGKTLNDRLFFLGWPNSFSMDASRLGVSSGFAYFLYCDDQGHRQPHEWCGVFKYNLIDNMTEFIEWLPQGWDEEKCTWLIPQPTIAPIHQVLVTTPRSNNMIHIKTLCP; from the coding sequence ATGCACGGGACGTCGTCGTCAATGGGCCTTCCGCCGGAACTGCTTCGTGAGATCTCTTGCCGCCTGCACGAATCCGCCGACTTCGTCCGCTTCCACGCGGTCTGCAAGCCATGGCGCAGCTCACACGAGCCGACAGCGACTGATTATCAGTTCCTGCCATGGCTCCGCGCGCCAAGCAAGCCTGGTGATGAGTCTCTCAAGCTTAGATCCGTCTTCTTCGGCCGAAGCTACCGCGTGCCGCCGCCAATATCTGCCACCATGATGAACGGGGTGACAAGCGCCGACAGCACCAACATCCGCTATTTCACGGTTTCTCCCCTGAGCCCGACTCTTCACGAACCTGTCGCCGGAGGGGTCGTCGCCTACCCGCCTCTCTCCCCACACATCGACCGGTTGGGGAAGAACCCTAGTGGCATCATCCACAATGACGGTACCCTACTTCTATACAGCAAATACAGCAAATGCAGCAGTAGCGACCTCTACACGACCGAGTTCAGGGCGTCGCTCCTGCATCCCGGCAACGATGAGTGGACGTTTGTCCAGAGGACTTTGGAAACGCCCTGCCATGGCGAGTTCTATGCCATGTATCATGCCGGCAAGATCACTGTGACAATGTACAACAACCTCTGGCTCGTGGTGATGACACCATCCACAGCAGCAACGAACAAGGATGATGTGCTGGTCCCCACGCCACTCTGGACACCGCGCAAGTGTGACGGCTATTTCTGCGAGTACACCTATGTGCTCGAGTCTCGCGGCGAGCTTCTCTGGGCATCGGTGCACATCAAGATGGATTGCCCGTACCAGGACGGCGATGGAAAGGGTGTCTGCCGCCTGGTTCGCGCACTGTGGATGTCCATGCATGTGCTTGAGGAGGTTACCGAGGGGTCGAAGAAGCTACAGTGGGCGAGGAAGGATGGCAAGACCTTGAACGATCGCTTGTTTTTCCTGGGGTGGCCCAACAGTTTCAGCATGGACGCGTCGCGGCTTGGCGTGAGCAGCGGGTTCGCCTACTTCTTGTACTGCGATGACCAGGGCCACCGCCAGCCCCATGAGTGGTGTGGTGTGTTTAAGTACAACCTCATCGACAACATGACAGAGTTCATCGAGTGGTTACCCCAAGGATGGGACGAGGAAAAGTGCACGTGGCTCATACCCCAGCCCACCATTGCTCCAATTCATCAGGTTCTAGTTACTACTCCAAGAAGTAATAACATGATTCACATCAAAACACTTTGCCCTTGA